CGCGCGGTACAATTGCCAGAAGCCCTGAACGCGTAATCCATCGCTGTCGGCTACAGGCCCTAGCTTGAGGGGTGACTCAAGCCGCGCCATGAGCTGGGAGGCAATCGGATTGCTGCTCAGATTGATCGCCGCCGCGTATGTTTGGCGGGCAAGCTCTGCGCAGTGTGAAGGAGGAAAAAACACGGCATCCGGTGCCAGGGGCATGAGCTGCTGAAAAAACGCCGGTTCTGCCACAATCCACAGGGGATTGTGGGGCCAAAGCTGGCGCAGGCGGATAAGCAGGGGAAAGGTGAGAATCAGGTCACCCATGCGGTGCAGTTGCAGCACCAGAATCGGATCAGCAGCCATTATCAGCCCCGAACGGCCTGACGGGCCGCAGGTGTGCCGTAAACCTCGCGCATGCGTTCCAGCATGGTTTGCAGTCTGTGTTGCCATGTGTGGCAGGCAAGCACGCGCTGTCGGGCCGCCTGCGTAATGCGGCGGCGTTCTGATGGGTGGGCGAGGTAGTGGCGCGCCAGTTCAGGGGCTTCATCCGGCTCATGGTAGCAGACGATTTCGTGCGGCTCAAAAAGCTGCTCCATCTGTTCGCGCCAGTCGGTAAGCACAAAACTGCCTGCGGCGGGCACGTCAAATACCCTCTGGTTAACCGCGCCCTTCATCTGCTTGCTGGTGCAGTTGAAGTTGATGGCCGAGTGCCCGTAAAAGAGGGGCAGTTCCGTGTAATAGCTCAGGGCATCCAGATAGCGGGGCTGCAAGGGTTCGTGGCGAAATTCCACCTTCTGCCAGCCTGCGTCGCCCACAATAAGCGGGCGCAGGGGCAGCAGGCGCCGCACGCAGCCATTGCGGTACAAGCGGGTGGCCTGCCAGGTGACGGCGGTTTCATAGGCCAGCTTGGCTTCGTTGTCCGGCAGGGCCAGATAGTGCGCGTAAGCATCGGGCTGGCAGTCGCGCAGAAAATCAGCAACCGAGCGGTGGTGGCTGTCCATGAACTCCTGGGCCACGGCGTAAAAGGAGAGTAGCAGGGGGCGGGGAAAATGCCCGTTTTTCAGCCTGCCGCCAACCTTGTAGACCATGGAATTACCCACAAAGGAGATGTCTGCCTTCCATGCGGCTGGTGCGGATGCTCCCTTGGAGGGGTGAAAGCGATCCGGGTCTGTGCCCAGAGGCAGGTAGAACACATGCTCAAAACCCGTCGCGCGCAGGGATGAAATATTGTCAGAATCCCAGGTAAACAGGGTCGTCCAGGGGCTGACGCAACGGGAATACAGATGGATGATGAGGTGGGGATTATCCACAAACCATGAGGCCAGGGGCAACTGCAAACGGGCCAGCAGGTCCATAAGCACACCCTCAACATCCACGCCCATGTGGTTGAGCGTAATGCAGCAGTCAGGCCTGAAAGCAACCACGGCTTCCAGCAGCTGCTGCACAAAATCCGCGCGGGCCACGGCTTCATCGCCGATAACAACCAGCTTGTATTCAATACCAAGCTTGCGGCATGCGCCCTCGATTTCACCCATGAGGAAGTATTTGCTGGTCAGCAGCAGTACGCGGGGGCTTGCATCGGCAAAGCGCGGCCCTGCGGCGCGGCTCCAGAAGTCAAACCTGGCGCTGGCGAGCAGATCTTTTTGCAGCGAACCGTAATACTCGCGGTCAAGGCGCAGATAAAAGGGCAGAGCCAGAGGCAGCAGACGCAGGCCACCGTGGTGCATCTGCCAGTGGGTCAGCTCTGTAAGGGCATCCTGAGAGCACGGGCTGGTGATGAGTGTAATGCGCGCACGTTGATCAGGCGGCAGGCTTTGCAGCACGCCTGTGATGTCCTGAAGCCCGGCTTCCTTTTCCACCACGGCCACAGGCCCGTCAAGGCACTCCAACACCTGGCGCAGTGCGTGCCCAAGACCACAGCCAAGCAGAACCGGCAGGCAATCACGCTGCAATTCCTGCATCTGCCCTGTTATAACTGCGGTTTCACGCTCTGCGCCGCCGGGGCGCAGCATGTAAAAAATGCGCTCGCCCAGCCTGACTTCAATATCGTCTGGTATCCCGGATTGTTGTGCGTTCTGGCCTTGATGGAGGGAGTGATCGGAATACACCGCCACAAAATGCGGCGTTTCAGTCTGCTTCATCATTTGGGGCTCATCTGCGAGGGCTGCATGGGTTCCGCAATGATTTCGTTGTCCACCAGGCGGAACAGCGTGCACTTGTATACCTGTTCAACAACCATAAACGCCCGCCCGATGGAGATTTCCACACCGGGGTATACGGTGC
This portion of the Desulfovibrio sp. UIB00 genome encodes:
- a CDS encoding glycosyltransferase produces the protein MMKQTETPHFVAVYSDHSLHQGQNAQQSGIPDDIEVRLGERIFYMLRPGGAERETAVITGQMQELQRDCLPVLLGCGLGHALRQVLECLDGPVAVVEKEAGLQDITGVLQSLPPDQRARITLITSPCSQDALTELTHWQMHHGGLRLLPLALPFYLRLDREYYGSLQKDLLASARFDFWSRAAGPRFADASPRVLLLTSKYFLMGEIEGACRKLGIEYKLVVIGDEAVARADFVQQLLEAVVAFRPDCCITLNHMGVDVEGVLMDLLARLQLPLASWFVDNPHLIIHLYSRCVSPWTTLFTWDSDNISSLRATGFEHVFYLPLGTDPDRFHPSKGASAPAAWKADISFVGNSMVYKVGGRLKNGHFPRPLLLSFYAVAQEFMDSHHRSVADFLRDCQPDAYAHYLALPDNEAKLAYETAVTWQATRLYRNGCVRRLLPLRPLIVGDAGWQKVEFRHEPLQPRYLDALSYYTELPLFYGHSAINFNCTSKQMKGAVNQRVFDVPAAGSFVLTDWREQMEQLFEPHEIVCYHEPDEAPELARHYLAHPSERRRITQAARQRVLACHTWQHRLQTMLERMREVYGTPAARQAVRG